One Vigna unguiculata cultivar IT97K-499-35 chromosome 11, ASM411807v1, whole genome shotgun sequence DNA window includes the following coding sequences:
- the LOC114170450 gene encoding uncharacterized protein LOC114170450: MTMDRLSQSSSDSPNRGTKVLSIECLRGSSKADEWTGDMLQTGDIVEELRIGDSPNALIRFKSPFKNGKTAVNKILQDSYKKKETSILVRVRRGPHDFAELQACIVPNDSSGKKLYVLRSITDPNYVVGFLDRTETECFQLQASRNTRMVNALTRTRLQDGYVSYPWERKMQEMLPVPTSSNFLSILLLPKVSDRIAFRYNDVEDTLARANTWLNAAQASGVPIVFMNVQTESLLTKISGETASSTVNAGSLSDLSNLANVSLYGFEDYHGVDIGVVRAVRLWYAPIGGEFTIEIKLKEDDTKLGFGISRTEEGFIFISTVSDESQENVPATRSGLSNLYKAATDTSRLLVVSRISNQRVLPWMVSSTGAIKCYDTVSLSQKLSLHRHTKVPILLHVFLWDGALASSSVASTRFSNMSTSVLPLPLLRRPNENQISDAGGGVGGDESLSVQLERDTVGDLSFRFNNLV, translated from the exons ATGACCATGGATCGGTTATCTCAGAGCAGTTCAGACTCACCCAACAGAGGCACCAAAGTGTTATCCATAGAGTGTTTGAGGGGAAGTTCCAAAGCCGACGAGTGGACCGGCGACATGCTTCAAACCGGTGACATCGTCGAAGAGCTTCGTATCGGAGACTCCCCTAACGCCCTTATCCGCTTCAAATCGCCCTTCAAAAACGGCAAAACCGCCGTCAACAAAATCCTCCAAGACTCTTACAAGAAGAAAGAAACCTCCATCCTCGTTCGAGTTCGACGTGGACCCCACGACTTCGCCGAGTTGCAGGCCTGTATCGTTCCCAATGATTCCTCCGGGAAGAAGCTCTACGTTCTCCGTTCCATCACCGATCCTAACTACGTCGTTGGCTTCCTTGATCGAACCGAAACCGAGTGTTTCCAACTCCAAG CTTCGAGGAACACCAGAATGGTAAATGCACTAACTAGGACTCGGTTACAGGATGGATATGTTTCGTATCCATGGGAGAGGAAGATGCAGGAGATGCTGCCAGTTCCAACTTCTAGCAATTTTCTTTCCATATTACTTCTTCCCAAAGTTTCAGATCGAATAGCTTTTCGCTACAATGATGTAGAAGACACGCTAGCCAGGGCAAATACATGGCTGAATGCAGCTCAAGCTTCAGGGGTCCCTATTGTCTTTATGAACGTCCAAACCGAGTCCCTACTTACTAAG ATATCTGGAGAGACAGCTTCTTCCACGGTAAATGCAGGGTCATTATCTGACTTATCTAACCTTGCAAATGTAAGCCTTTATGGCTTTGAGGATTATCACGGAGTAGACATTGGTGTTGTTAGAGCAGTTCGGCTCTGGTATGCTCCAATTGGAGGAGAGTTCACAATTGAGATAAAACTAAAAGAGGATGACACGAAGCTTGGCTTTGGCATTAGTCGAACAGAAGAG ggttttattttcatctcaacAGTTAGTGATGAGAGCCAAGAAAATGTACCTGCCACACGTTCAGGACTGAGCAATCTGTATAAAGCAGCAACAGATACATCGAGGTTGCTGGTGGTGTCTAGGATTTCAAATCAGAGAGTGCTCCCATGGATGGTATCTTCAACAGGAGCCATTAAGTGTTATGACACTGTTTCATTGAGCCAGAAACTCTCCTTGCATAGACACACCAAAGTTCCTATTCTCCTTCATGTCTTCCTTTGGGACGGAGCATTGGCCTCATCAAGTGTAGCAAGTACAAGATTCAGTAACATGTCTACCTCAGTGTTGCCATTGCCACTGTTACGCCGTCCAAATGAAAACCAAATTTCAGATGCAGGTGGCGGTGTCGGTGGGGATGAATCCCTCTCAGTGCAGCTTGAGAGAGACACGGTTGGGGATCTCTCGTTCAGATTCAACAACTTGGTATGA